CGGTCAGCCCCAGGCTTTCCACGCTGTCGCCTTCCTTGAATTGCAGCGGCAGCACGCCCATGCCCACCAGGTTCGAGCGGTGGATGCGCTCGTAGGATTGGGCAATCACGGCTTTCACGCCGAGCAGCAAGGTGCCCTTCGCCGCCCAGTCGCGGCTCGAGCCGGTGCCGTATTCCTTGCCTGCCAGCACCACTAAGGGCACGCCTTCCTCTTGATACTTCATCGCCGCGTCGTAAATCGTCATCTGCTCGCCGTCGGGCAGGTGGATGGTGTAGCCGCCTTCCACGCCCGGCACCAGTTTGTTGCGCAGGCGGATGTTGGCGAAGGTGCCGCGCATCATCACTTCGTGATTGCCACGGCGAGAGCCGTAGGAGTTGAAATCCTTGGGCTGCACACCTTTGGAAATCAGGTACTTGCCCGCGGGGGAATCGGGCGGGATGCTGCCCGCGGGTGAGATGTGGTCGGTGGTGATGGAATCGCCCAGCACCGCCAGCGCCCGCGCACCGTGGATTTCCTCAATGGGCGGCTCTTCCAGCCCTAAGGTGGTGAAGAACGGCGGTTCCTGGATGTAGGTGGAATCGGGGTTCCAGTCGTAAATTTCGCCATCGGGGCTGGGCAGTTTGTTCCACATTTCGTTGCCGGTGAACACGTCGGCGTATTTTTCTTTGAACAGGTCGGGCTTGACGTAGTCGGCGATGGTCTGCAAAATTTCTTCGCTGCTCGGCCAGATGTCGCGCAGGTAAACCGGGTTGCCGTCGGGGTCGTAGCCCAGGGGGTCGGTTTCCAGGTTGATGTTCACCGTCCCGGCGATGGCGTAAGCCACCACTAAGGGCGGCGACATCAGGTAGTGCGCCTTGACCAGCGGGTGCACGCGGCCTTCGAAGTTGCGGTTGCCGGAACTGACCGCGGAGACCACCAGGTCGCCTTCGGTGATGGCGCGCGCCACCTCAGGCGGCAGCGGGCCGCTGTTGCCGATGCAGGTGGTGCAGCCGTAGCCCACCACATGGAAGCCGAGTTCGGCCAGCGGCTCCAGCAAGCCCGACTGGCGCAGGTATTCGGTCACCACGCGGGAACCGGGGGCGAGGCTGGTCTTGACATACGGCTTGCTGAGCAGGCCCTTTTCACGCGCCTTCTTGGCGAGCAGGCCCGCGCCCACCAGCACCGAGGGGTTGGAAGTGTTGGTGCAGGAAGTAATGGCCGCAATCACCACCGAGCCGTGGGTGATCTCGGTTTCCTGCCCGTTGCGCACCAGCGCGACCTTCTTCTTGGTCTCCTCGGGCTTGAGGCCGAAGCCGTGCAGGCCGGCTTCGTTGGTGAGCGCCTTGCGGAAGGCGGCGCCCAGTTCGGGCATGGGCACCCGGTCTTGCGGGCGCTTGGGACCGGCCACGCAGGCGCGCACGTCGCCCAGGTCGAGTTCCAGGGTGTCGGTAAATTCGGGCACGGGCGCGTCGTCGGTGCGGAAGAGCCCCTGCTCTTTGGTGTAGCGTTCCACCAGGTCGATGAGTTCTTCCGGACGGCCGGTGAGGCGCAGGTAGCGCAGCGTTTCCTCGTCCACGGGGAAGAAGCCCATGGTCGCGCCGTATTCGGGTGCCATGTTGCCGATGGTGGCGCGGTCAGGCAGGCTGAGGGCGCTCACGCCGGGGCCGTAGAATTCCACGAATTTGCCCACCACGCCCTTTTCGCGCAGCATTTGCACCACGGTGAGCACCAGGTCGGTGGAGGTCACGCCTTCGGGCAGTTTGCCGTACAGTTTGAAACCCACCACTTCCGGCGTCACCATGTAAATCGGCTGGCCGAGGATGGCGGCTTCGGCTTCGATGCCGCCCACGCCCCAGCCCACCACGCCGAGGCCGTTGATCATCACGGTGTGGCTGTCGGTGCCGACCAGCGTGTCGGGGAAGGCCACCACTTCGTCGCCCTCTTTGGTGGTCATCACCACCTTGGCGAGGTATTCCAGGTTGACCTGATGGATGATGCCGGTATCAGGCGGCACAACGCGGAAGTTATCGAAGGCTTTCTGCCCCCAGTGCAGGAACTCATAGCGCTCGCGGTTGCGCTGGAATTCCACCTCGGCATTGCGCAGGAAGGCATCGGGGGTGCCGAAGAAGTCCACCTGCACCGAGTGGTCGATCACCAAATCTACCGGGATGAGGGGGTTGACGGTGGCAGGCTTCCCGCCGAGGCGCGCCATCGCCGAGCGCATCGCAGCCAGGTCGACCACCGCGGGCACGCCGGTGAAGTCCTGCATCACCACGCGGGCGGGGCGGTAGGGCAGGGTGGGGCGGTGGTCGGTCTGGGGCTTCCAGCCAGCCAGGTTGACCACATCCTGCTCGGTAATTTCCACACCGTTGGCCTGCCGCAGCACCGATTCCAGCATCACGCGGATGGAATAGGGCAGTTTCGAGAGGTTGGTCAGGCCTTGCTTTTCCAGGTAATCGAGGCGATAGATGACAAAATTGCCGTGCGGCGTTTTCAGCACATCACGGGCAGCAGCAAAAGGATTGCTCATCGGTCACTCCTTGAAAGGAATTTTCCGCAAAGGCGGTTTTCGGTTGCCAAAGGGATGCCTTCAAATTATACTACGCACACCGCCACCGTCTTCTCGAAAAGGGAGTTCCTATGCCAACCCATGACAAACCGCTGCCGCTGGAGGGCATCCGTGTCATTGACCTCAGCCGTCTGCTGCCCGGCCCGTACCTCACCCAACTGCTGGCCGACCTGGGGGCAGAGGTCATCAAAGTGGAAACCCCGCGCGTGGGCGATTACGCCCGCATTGCGCCGCCGGAAACCGGCCTCGCGGGGCTATTCCCCGCGGTGAACGCGGGCAAGAAAAGCCTCGCTGTCAACCACCGCAAGCCCGAGGGGCGGGAAATCCTCTACCGGCTGGTGGCCGAGGCCGATGTGTTCGTGGAAGGCTTCCGCCCGGGCGCGGTGAAGCGCTGGGGGCTGGACTACGCCAGCCTGCGGGAAATCAACCCGCGCTTAGTGTATCTCTCGCTTTCCGGCTACGGGCAGAGCGGCCCTTACCGCGACCGCGCCGGGCACGACCTGAACTACCAGGCCATCGGCGGCTCATTAGGGCTGAACGGCTTCGCAGGCGGGCCGCCGGTGCCGCCTTCCATTCCGTTGGCCGACCTGGGCGGGGCAACCTTTGCCGCCATCGCGGTGCTGGCGGCCATCATCGGCCGCGGGCACACCGGCGAAGGCATGTATCTTGACATGGCCCTGGCCGACGCGGTGGTGGCGTGGATGGCGCCTCTCGCGGGCGGCCCCTTCTTTGCCGAGGGCATCCGCCCTGAACGCGGGAAAATGCCCCTCGCGGGCGGGCTGCCGTGTTTCAACGTCTACGAAACCGCCGACGGGCGCTATGTTTCCATCGCGCCCATCGAGCCGCACCTGTGGGGCAACTTCTGCCGTGCGGTGGGGCGCGAGGAGTGGCAGCCCCGCCAGTGGGATGCCGGCCTCATCCCCGAAGTGCAGGCGCTTTTCCGCACCCGCACGCTGGCCGAGTGGGTCGCCCTGGCCGACGAGGTGGACATGTGCCTTGAGCCGGTGCTGGATTACGAAGAAACGCTGCAGCACCCGCAAATCCGCCACCGGGGCTTAGTGCTGGAAGACGACGAAGGCCGCCCGGCGGGCATTGCTTCGCCCTTCCCCTTTGTGCCCCGCCGCGAGCGCCCGCCCGCGCCAGCCTTAGGCGAGCACAGCGCCGAAATTCTGCGCGGCCTCGGTTACAAAGAGGAGGACATTCGCGCCCTGGCGGCGCGGGGCGTGGTGGGGCTGGGCCACGAGGCAGAATAAAGACCGCAGGCACGTAAAAAAACGCCCCCGGGGGGTCTTCCCTGCCGGGGGCGCAGACGGCCGTTTGAGCGCCGGGGGTTAGATCACGCCGGTTTCCTTGCCCACTTTGTAGTAGGCTTCCAGCACGCGGTCGATTTGCTCGTCGGTGTGCGTGGCCATATAGGAAGTGCGCAGCAGCGAGCGGTTGGGCGGCACGGCGGGCGGCAGCACCGGGTTGACGAATACGCCTTCGTCGAACAGCCGCTTCCACACGAAAATGGTCTTCATGTGGTCGCCGATGATGATGGGAATGATGGGGGTTTCGCTGGTGCCGGTATCGTAGCCCATGTTGGTGAGTTCCCGCTTGACCCGTTTGGCAATGGCCC
This portion of the Chloroflexota bacterium genome encodes:
- the acnA gene encoding aconitate hydratase AcnA, which gives rise to MSNPFAAARDVLKTPHGNFVIYRLDYLEKQGLTNLSKLPYSIRVMLESVLRQANGVEITEQDVVNLAGWKPQTDHRPTLPYRPARVVMQDFTGVPAVVDLAAMRSAMARLGGKPATVNPLIPVDLVIDHSVQVDFFGTPDAFLRNAEVEFQRNRERYEFLHWGQKAFDNFRVVPPDTGIIHQVNLEYLAKVVMTTKEGDEVVAFPDTLVGTDSHTVMINGLGVVGWGVGGIEAEAAILGQPIYMVTPEVVGFKLYGKLPEGVTSTDLVLTVVQMLREKGVVGKFVEFYGPGVSALSLPDRATIGNMAPEYGATMGFFPVDEETLRYLRLTGRPEELIDLVERYTKEQGLFRTDDAPVPEFTDTLELDLGDVRACVAGPKRPQDRVPMPELGAAFRKALTNEAGLHGFGLKPEETKKKVALVRNGQETEITHGSVVIAAITSCTNTSNPSVLVGAGLLAKKAREKGLLSKPYVKTSLAPGSRVVTEYLRQSGLLEPLAELGFHVVGYGCTTCIGNSGPLPPEVARAITEGDLVVSAVSSGNRNFEGRVHPLVKAHYLMSPPLVVAYAIAGTVNINLETDPLGYDPDGNPVYLRDIWPSSEEILQTIADYVKPDLFKEKYADVFTGNEMWNKLPSPDGEIYDWNPDSTYIQEPPFFTTLGLEEPPIEEIHGARALAVLGDSITTDHISPAGSIPPDSPAGKYLISKGVQPKDFNSYGSRRGNHEVMMRGTFANIRLRNKLVPGVEGGYTIHLPDGEQMTIYDAAMKYQEEGVPLVVLAGKEYGTGSSRDWAAKGTLLLGVKAVIAQSYERIHRSNLVGMGVLPLQFKEGDSVESLGLTGHEVFHIEGLSNDLQPLSEVTVRAVKDDGSETTFKALVRLDTSMEVVYYRNGGILHTVLRNMAREQVG
- a CDS encoding CoA transferase; the encoded protein is MPTHDKPLPLEGIRVIDLSRLLPGPYLTQLLADLGAEVIKVETPRVGDYARIAPPETGLAGLFPAVNAGKKSLAVNHRKPEGREILYRLVAEADVFVEGFRPGAVKRWGLDYASLREINPRLVYLSLSGYGQSGPYRDRAGHDLNYQAIGGSLGLNGFAGGPPVPPSIPLADLGGATFAAIAVLAAIIGRGHTGEGMYLDMALADAVVAWMAPLAGGPFFAEGIRPERGKMPLAGGLPCFNVYETADGRYVSIAPIEPHLWGNFCRAVGREEWQPRQWDAGLIPEVQALFRTRTLAEWVALADEVDMCLEPVLDYEETLQHPQIRHRGLVLEDDEGRPAGIASPFPFVPRRERPPAPALGEHSAEILRGLGYKEEDIRALAARGVVGLGHEAE